In Corylus avellana chromosome ca2, CavTom2PMs-1.0, the following proteins share a genomic window:
- the LOC132169679 gene encoding LOW QUALITY PROTEIN: transposon Ty3-G Gag-Pol polyprotein (The sequence of the model RefSeq protein was modified relative to this genomic sequence to represent the inferred CDS: inserted 4 bases in 3 codons; deleted 1 base in 1 codon; substituted 2 bases at 2 genomic stop codons), giving the protein MKAIMRKRLVPSHYYRDLYQKLQSLTQGYKSVDDYYKKMEIAMIRANVEEDREATMVRFLNGLNRDIANVVELQHYMELEDMVHMAIKVELQLKRKXDSVISKSSSSTSWMSNGRKDEGVVFKSKTEPPKRRDEVPGVNKGKIESQTLNRDIKCFRCLRVGHIASQCLNKRTMIARVDREVKTTSEGDDDQMPSLEDACYDDVEYPVEGESLVARRALSAQVKEDDLEQQRENIFYTRCHINNKVCSMIIDGRSCTNVASTTLVEQLNLPTLKHSRLYKLQWLNDCGEVKVNKQVLVSFSIGKYKDEVLCDFVPMHAGHILLGRLWQFDRKVTHDGFKNRHSFVKDNKTITLVLLTTRQVYEDQMKLKRENEEKQKKQVSFYAKASNVKSAFYTIQPIFVLLHKEACFNTNELDKSLPSFVVSLLQEYEDVFPNDVPIGLPPIRGIEHKIDFVPSATIPNQPAYRSNPEETKELXRQKDGTWRMCVDCRAINNITVKYRHHIPRLDDMFDELHESCIFTKIDLKSGYHQIRMKKGDGRKTAFKTKYRLYEWLVMPFGLTNAPSTFIRLMNHALRAFIGKFVMVYFDDILVYSKNLDEHIDHLQCVLDVLRKEKLYVNLKKCSFCMDKIVFLGYVISAKGIEVDEENMKAIKEWLTPKSITEVRSFHGLASFYRRFVKNFSTLAAPLTEIVKKSLSFKWGSEQDRAFIEIKERLCGAPLLALPDFSKTFEIECDASGIGIGAVLMQKKRPIAYFSEKLNVATLNXPTYDKELYALVRAFETWQHYLWLKEFVIHTDHESLKHLKGQNKLNRRHAKWVEFIETFPYVIKYKXGKENIVADALSEXYALVSTLNAKLLGFEYVKELYANDDDFASVYGACEKAAFEKFYRLDGYLFRENRLCVPNNFIRELLVCEAHGSGLMSHFGVKKTLDMLHEHVFWPKRKRDVERVCAKCVTCRQLKSRVLPHELYTPLPVPGAPWVDISMDFVLGLPRARNGRDSIFVVVDRFSKMTHFISCHKTDDATHIADLLFREIVRLQSVPRSIVSDLNENTSLDGQKKAEMVKKLHESVMIRGRFLLKRGEMIRINKHLLHAPIGPIIKATVDRWMESASTPFGIAVDLSEQMAWRNFYNEVKGLKVKELPNHVKPMLSLNYVKSAVQRGLDNYNAKYIQTGSVDPLLHVCYGGMIFSYLVALPEERRHLEHQQHAKEHGQGGH; this is encoded by the exons ATGAAGGCCATCATGAGGAAGCGGCTTGTCCCTAGTCACTACTATAGAGATTTGTATCAGAAATTACAAAGTCTTACTCAAGGCTATAAGAGCGTGGATGACTACTATAAGAAGATGGAGATCGCCATGATTCGGGCTAATGTAGAGGAGGATAGAGAAGCTACCATGGTGAGGTTTTTGAATGGGCTGAATCGGGACATTGCCAACGTGGTGGAGTTGCAACACTACATGGAGTTGGAGGACATGGTGCACATGGCAATAAAGGTGGAACTGCAGCTTAAAAGGAA GGACTCGGTCATTTCAAAATCCAGCTCCTCTACTTCATGGATGTCGAATGGAAGGAAAGACGAAGGGGttgtttttaagtccaaaactgaACCACCAAAAAGGAGAGATGAAGTCCCCGGTGTCAACAAAGGCAAAATTGAATCACAAACTCTCAATCGTGATATTAAGTGTTTTCGTTGTTTGAGAGTAGGTCACATAGCTTCACAATGCCTAAATAAGAGGACCATGATCGCACGTGTTGATAGAGAGGTGAAAACCACAAGCGAGGGCGATGATGACCAAATGCCATCGCTTGAGGACGCTTGTTACGATGATGTGGAGTATCCAGTGGAGGGTGAGTCACTTGTGGCTAGGCGTGCTTTAAGTGCCCAAGTCAAAGAGGATGACCTAGAACAACAAAGGGAGAACATTTTTTATACtagatgccacatcaacaacaaggtatgtagtatgatcattgatgggAGAAGTTGTACTAATGTGGCTAGTACTACTTTAGTTGAACAATTGAATTTACCTACCTTAAAACACTCTAGACTGTATAAGTTGCAGTGGCTGAATGATTGTGGGGAGGTTAAGGTAAATAAGCAAGtgctagtttctttttcaattgggaAGTACAAGGATGAAGTACTTTGTGATTTTGTTCCAATGCATGCGGGTCACATATTATTGGGCAGGCTGTGGCAATTTGATAGGAAGGTCACTCATGATGGGTTCAAGAATAGGCATTCTTttgtgaaagacaataaaaccatTACTCTTGTACTGTTGACTACAAGACAAGTgtatgaagatcaaatgaaactgaaaagagagaatga agaaaaacaaaaaaaacaagtgagTTTTTATGCTAAGGCGAGTAATGTCAAGAGTGCTTTTTATACAATCCAGCCTATATTTGTACTCTTGCACAAAGAGGCATGTTTTAATACTAACGAACTTGACAAATCTTTGCCTAGttttgttgtctctttgttGCAGGAATATGAGGACGTGTTTCCTAACGATGTGCCTATTGGGTTGCCACCTATTAGAGGAATAGAGcataaaattgattttgtgccaAGTGCGACAATTCCTAACCAACCAGCCTATAGGAGTAATCCGGAGGAGACAAAGGAACTTTAAAGGCAA AAGGATGGAActtggagaatgtgtgttgatTGCAGAGCTATCAACAACATTACGGTAAAGTATAGACATCACATTCCTAGGCTAGATGACATGTTTGATGAATTGCATGAGtcatgtattttcacaaaaattgatttgaagaGTGGATATCATCAAATTAGGATGAAAAAGGGTGATGGAAGGAAAACTgcctttaaaactaaatatagATTGTATGAGTGGTTGGTAATGCCTTTTGGTTTAACTAATGCACCAAGTACATTCATAAGGTTAATGAATCATGCATTGCGTGCGTTTATAGGCAAATTTGTTATggtctattttgatgatattttagtgtatagcaagaacttagatgagcatatcgatcatttgcaatgtgtgcttgatgttttgagaaaagaaaaactatatgtcaatttaaagaaatgttccttttgtatggacaaaattgtgtttcttggttatgttaTTAGTGCGAAAGGAATTGAGGTGGATGAGGAAAATATGAAGGCTATCAAGGAATGGCTCACACCTAAGTCAATCACGGAGGTAAGAAGTTTTCATGGTTTGGCTAGTTTTTATCGGCgatttgtcaaaaatttcagtacACTAGCCGCACC ACTCactgaaattgttaaaaaatccTTGAGTTTTAAATGGGGTAGTGAGCAAGATCGTGCATTTATTGAGATTAAAGAAAGGTTATGTGGTGCTCCTTTATTAGCATTacctgatttttctaaaacttttgagattgagtGTGATGCCTCCGGCATAGGTATTGGGGCTGTTTTGATGCAGAAGAAACGGCCAATAgcctattttagtgaaaagctaaatgtgGCAACTTTGA TACCTACATATGACAAGGAGCTTTATGCATTGGTGAGAGCATTTGAGACTTGGCAACATTACCTTTGGTTGAAAGAATTTGTCATACATACCGACCATGAGTCTTTAAAGCACTTGAAAGGACAAAACAAGTTGAATAGAAGGCATGCCAAGTGGGTGGAATTCATTGAGACATTCCCttatgtaatcaaatacaaataaggtaaggaaaatattgtggCTGATGCATTATCAG TGTATGCCCTTGTCTctactttaaatgcaaaattattgggatttgaatatgttaaggaaTTGTATGCTAATGATGATGACTTTGCAAGTGTGTATGGAGCGTGTGAGAAGGCAGCGTTTGAAAAGTTCTACAGACTAGATGGGTActtgtttagagagaatagACTTTGTGTGCCTAATAATTTTATACGTGAGTTGCTTGTGTGTGAAGCACATGGAAGTGGTTTAATGAGTCATTTTGGTGTAAAGAAGACTTTAGACATGTTGCATGAACAT GTTTTTTGGCCAAAGAGGAAACGTGATGTGGAGAGAGTTTGTGCTAAATGCGTTACATGTAGGCAACTCAAATCTAGAGTCTTACCACATGAATTATACACTCCTTTGCCCGTACCTGGTGCGCCATGGGTCGATATTTCTATGGACTTTGTTTTAGGCTTGCCTCGGGCAAGGAATGGTAGGGATTCgatttttgtggttgttgataggTTTTCTAAGATGACACATTTCATCTCTTGTCATAAAACCGATGATGCAACCCATATCGCTGATTTGTTATTTAGAGAGATAGTACGGCTCCAAAGTGTTCCTAGGAGTATTGTGTCTGATC TTAATGAAAATACTAGTTTGGATGGTCAAAAGAAGGCTGAGATGGTGAAGAAACTCCATGAAAGT GTGATGATTCGAGGACGATTCCTTTTGAAGAGAGGGGAAATGATTAGAATCAACAAACATCTATTGCATGCTCCAATTGGGCCTATTATTAAA GCCACTGTGGACCGTTGGATGGAATCAGCTAGCACTCCATTTGGAATCGCTGTTGACCTCTCTGAG CAAATGGCGTGGAGGAATTTCTACAATGAGGTCAAGGGGCTGAAGGTGAAGGAACTGCCCAACCATGTGAAGCCAATGCTTTCCCTAAACTATGTGAAGAGTGCAGTACAGAGAGGGCTGGACAACTACAATGCCAAGTACATCCAAACCGGCTCCGTTGACCCTCTCTTGCATGTCTGTTATGGTGGGATGATCTTTTCCTACCTGGTTGCACTCCCTGAAGAACGCCGTCACCTTGAGCACCAGCAGCATGCCAAGGAGCACGGCCAAGGAGGCCACTGA